Proteins encoded together in one Spodoptera frugiperda isolate SF20-4 chromosome 15, AGI-APGP_CSIRO_Sfru_2.0, whole genome shotgun sequence window:
- the LOC118276267 gene encoding peptide chain release factor 1-like, mitochondrial produces the protein MSLARILFSRRLFTADNFYILRKFSSQNALNLSEPAVQGYLKQLMFEHEHLCLNMKRSAEENRRLFQIKPIVNVLEQRVTLYDNIETLKELNKKPHHDDEMKKMIKEEAEIYLKRITEVDMELQSALLEPHLSEGGVLLEVTAGAGGQEAMLFARELFDMYELYAKYKNWQVCLVSLEKSDIGGIRKASMFIDGVGVPELMKMEAGVHRVQRIPATEKGGRIHTSTVSVAVLPKPTDIECDISDRDLVIETKRASGAGGQHVNTTDSAVRITHTPTGTVVECQEGRSQIKNKEIALQKLRTLLLEKQQQEQQSKINSERKSQVGSSNRNEKIRTYNYPQDRVTEHREGGGTVHNLKGFMEGDGQLEELQYSLLRAQKHQTLLEEINRYAKYTNMKTVDNN, from the exons ATGTCACTTGCAAGAATTTTATTCTCTAGACGGCTATTTACAGCTGATAACTTCTACATACTTCGTAAGTTTAGTTCGcaaaatgctttgaatttgtCTGAACCTGCCGTTCAAGGGTACTTGAAACAATTAATGTTCGAACATGAACACCTATGCCTTAATATGAAAAGGAGTGCTGAAGAAAACAGGCGCttgtttcaaataaaaccaATCGTAAATGTATTGGAGCAACGAGTTACACTATACGACAACATTGAGACGCTTAAAGAACTCAATAAAAAACCACATCACGATGACGAAATGAAAAAGATGATAAAAGAAGAAGCTGAAATATATTTGAAGCGTATTACGGAAGTAGACATGGAGTTACAATCAGCGCTGCTCGAGCCTCACCTCTCAGAGGGCGGCGTGCTGCTCGAGGTGACGGCGGGTGCCGGCGGGCAGGAGGCCATGCTATTCGCGCGCGAGTTGTTCGACATGTACGAATTATATGCCAAGTACAAGAACTGGCAAGTTTGCCTTGTCTCTCTTGAGAAGTCAGATATTGGTGGCATTAGAAAGGCTTCAATGTTTATTGATGGTGTTGGAGTGCCAGAACTTATGAAGATGGAGGCAGGTGTGCACCGTGTACAGAGAATTCCTGCTACTGAGAAGGGTGGGCGCATACATACAAGTACAGTGTCTGTTGCAGTGTTACCGAAGCCTACTGATATTGAATGTGACATCTCGGATCGTGACCTGGTCATTGAAACTAAAAGAGCGAGTGGTGCTGGCGGTCAGCATGTCAACACTACCGACAGTGCTGTCCGCATTACTCATACCCCGACAGGAACAGTGGTGGAATGTCAGGAAGGTAgatcacaaattaaaaacaaagagaTTGCTTTACAAAAGTTGAGGACACTATTATTAGAGAAACAACAACAAGAACAACAATCTAAAATCAATAGTGAAAGGAAATCACAG GTTGGTTCAAGTAATAGAAATGAGAAAATAAGAACATACAACTATCCACAAGACAGAGTGACAGAGCATCGGGAGGGAGGTGGCACAGTTCACAATCTGAAAGGATTCATGGAGGGGGATGGCCAACTGGAAGAGTTGCAGTACAGCCTCCTCAGAGCACAGAAACATCAGACACTCTTAGAAGAAATCAACCGCTATGCTAAATACACAAATATGAAGACAGTTgataataactaa
- the LOC118275083 gene encoding peptide chain release factor 1-like translates to MSSFGRSVFLRQMISIVKHNLIKKSSSRASFDLSEPVIKAYFKRIMFEHEDLYMKMQRTPEESRRYFEIKPIVNILQHRISLLENIATLKQLIKNKYSQTEDDAEIKKMMKEESKIYEKRMDDLDRELQRTLLDPKLTEGIVLLEVKADSGGEEAMNFAKKLFKMYRTYANYRDWETSVVSYEKSNEEGIIKASMFIEGLGAFEFMKLEAGIHCAKKASATKGDGQNIETSTAVVTVLPKPTEDQLSIPETDIIKEKLPNDSAVRITHIPTGLVAECQENKSKTKNKHVAIQKLRTLLLEKQDQTRNSESKISVANGGQEVRTYDYIQDQVIEHRKGGGTVQNLQRFMHGSEKLEQVQENLLKEQTCSTLMEEINQYATESVKN, encoded by the exons ATGTCCAGTTTTGGTAGAAGTGTATTTTTAAGACAAATGATTTCGATTgtaaaacacaatttaattaaaaagagtAGCTCACGAGCTTCTTTCGATTTGTCGGAACCGGTTATTAAAGCTTACTTCAAAAGAATAATGTTCGAACATGAAGACCTCTATATGAAAATGCAAAGAACTCCGGAAGAATCTCGTcgttattttgaaataaaaccaatCGTTAATATACTTCAACACCGTATTTCCTTGCTTGAGAACATTGCTACGCTCAAACAACTCATAAAGAACAAATACTCGCAAACTGAGGATGACGCTGAGATTAAAAAAATGATGAAAgaagaaagtaaaatatacGAAAAGCGTATGGATGATCTCGATCGTGAACTGCAAAGGACACTCCTAGACCCGAAACTAACGGAAGGTATAGTGCTGCTGGAAGTCAAGGCCGATAGTGGAGGAGAGGAAGCCATGAACTTTGCGAAAAAACTATTCAAAATGTATAGAACATACGCAAACTATAGAGACTGGGAAACCAGCGTTGTCTCATATGAGAAGTCAAATGAGGAGGGTATTATCAAAGCTTCAATGTTCATTGAGGGTTTAGGTGCATTTGAATTTATGAAATTGGAGGCTGGGATACACTGTGCAAAAAAAGCTTCTGCCACAAAGGGTGACGGTCAGAACATTGAAACTAGTACAGCAGTCGTAACTGTTCTACCAAAGCCGACAGAAGATCAACTAAGTATCCCTGAAACTGATATTATTAAAGAGAAACTTCCCAACGATAGTGCTGTTCGGATCACACATATACCAACCGGGTTGGTGGCTGAATGTCAGGAAAATAAatcgaaaacaaaaaataaacatgttgcCATTCAGAAATTAAGAACACTGTTGTTGGAGAAGCAAGATCAAACAAGGAACAGTGAATCTAAG ATCTCTGTGGCAAATGGAGGGCAAGAAGTTCGGACATATGATTATATACAGGATCAAGTGATAGAACATCGTAAAGGTGGCGGGACTGTTCAGAATCTGCAAAGGTTCATGCACGGCAGCGAAAAATTGGAGCAGGTCCAAGAGAATTTGCTAAAAGAGCAGACCTGCTCGACACTCATGGAGGAAATTAATCAATATGCAACAGAGTCAGtgaaaaattaa